In the genome of Photobacterium sp. TLY01, one region contains:
- a CDS encoding PTS mannitol transporter subunit IICBA — protein sequence MVMPNIGAFIAWGFITALFIPTGWLPNETIAKLVGPMITYLLPLLIGYTGGKLVGGDRGAVVGAVTTMGVIVGTDIPMFMGAMIVGPMGGWAIKHFDKAVEGKIKSGFEMLVNNFSAGIIGMLCAIVAFFLIGPFVKILSGGLAAGVNFLVDAGLLPLTSIFVEPAKILFLNNAINHGIFSPLGIQQANEVGQSIFFLIEANPGPGLGILLAYMVFGRGTAKQTAGGAAIIHFFGGIHEIYFPYILMNPRLILAAIAGGMTGVFTLTLFNAGLVSPASPGSIFAVMLMAPKASIVGVLCSIVAAATVSFLVASLLLKTQKVTEDDDGSALKDASEKMKAMKSGKATEGTAATGAAATTASTHQVSKAQLSQVRRIIVACDAGMGSSAMGAGLLRKKVNEAKLNIDVTNSAINNLPDNVDIVITHKDLTERARKHAPQAQHISLTNFLDGQVYNDLLTRIMAASSPEAANDPTLVKLTPVAANDDSLAPQQPSVFQIQAANIHLGLQANNKDEAIRFAGEQLVKLGYAEPEYIDAMFAREALVPTYLGESIAVPHGTVEAKDRVIKTGIVICQYPAGVAFTDDEDDIAHLVIGIAAKNDEHIQVITTITNALDDHEAIERLKRTQDVREVLSILASEEAA from the coding sequence ATGGTGATGCCCAATATTGGCGCATTCATCGCTTGGGGGTTTATTACCGCGCTCTTCATTCCGACCGGCTGGCTGCCCAACGAGACGATAGCCAAGCTGGTGGGTCCAATGATTACTTACCTGCTGCCCCTGCTGATCGGTTATACCGGCGGTAAACTGGTGGGTGGCGATCGGGGTGCCGTGGTGGGCGCCGTGACCACCATGGGTGTGATTGTCGGGACAGACATTCCCATGTTCATGGGGGCCATGATTGTCGGCCCTATGGGCGGCTGGGCAATTAAACACTTTGATAAGGCCGTGGAAGGCAAAATCAAAAGCGGCTTCGAAATGCTGGTCAACAACTTTTCGGCCGGCATCATCGGGATGCTGTGTGCCATCGTTGCCTTTTTCCTGATCGGACCTTTCGTAAAAATTCTCTCTGGCGGTCTGGCTGCCGGGGTCAACTTCCTGGTTGATGCCGGTTTACTGCCGCTGACCTCAATCTTCGTTGAGCCAGCGAAAATTCTGTTCCTCAACAATGCCATCAACCACGGTATCTTCTCGCCGCTGGGCATTCAGCAGGCCAATGAAGTCGGTCAGTCTATTTTCTTCCTGATTGAAGCGAATCCGGGTCCAGGGCTGGGCATTTTACTGGCTTACATGGTCTTTGGCCGCGGGACAGCCAAACAGACCGCCGGGGGTGCTGCCATCATCCACTTCTTCGGGGGGATCCACGAGATTTATTTCCCCTATATTCTGATGAATCCGCGTCTGATCCTGGCCGCAATTGCCGGCGGTATGACAGGTGTCTTCACCCTGACCCTGTTCAATGCCGGTCTGGTCTCGCCTGCATCACCGGGCTCTATCTTTGCCGTGATGCTGATGGCGCCGAAAGCCTCGATCGTGGGCGTGCTGTGCTCTATCGTGGCAGCCGCGACTGTGTCTTTCCTGGTCGCTTCACTGCTGCTGAAAACCCAGAAAGTAACCGAAGACGATGACGGCAGCGCGCTCAAAGATGCCAGCGAGAAAATGAAAGCCATGAAATCGGGCAAAGCCACTGAAGGGACTGCTGCCACAGGCGCTGCGGCGACCACTGCCAGCACCCACCAGGTATCCAAGGCTCAGCTCAGTCAGGTTCGCCGCATCATCGTGGCTTGCGATGCCGGTATGGGTTCCAGCGCCATGGGGGCCGGTTTACTGCGCAAGAAAGTCAATGAGGCCAAATTGAATATTGATGTCACGAACAGTGCCATCAACAACCTGCCTGATAATGTCGATATTGTGATCACTCACAAAGACCTCACTGAGCGTGCCCGCAAGCATGCCCCGCAGGCGCAGCATATTTCACTGACCAACTTCCTTGACGGTCAGGTCTACAATGATTTGCTCACCCGTATCATGGCCGCGTCCAGCCCGGAAGCGGCAAATGATCCGACTCTGGTGAAACTGACGCCGGTAGCTGCCAATGACGACAGCCTGGCGCCTCAGCAACCCTCGGTTTTCCAGATCCAGGCAGCTAATATCCACCTCGGACTCCAGGCCAACAATAAGGACGAGGCCATCCGCTTCGCCGGTGAGCAGTTGGTCAAACTGGGCTATGCCGAACCTGAATACATTGATGCCATGTTTGCCCGCGAGGCACTGGTGCCGACTTATCTCGGGGAATCTATCGCCGTGCCGCACGGAACAGTGGAAGCCAAAGACAGGGTGATCAAGACAGGTATCGTCATTTGCCAGTACCCTGCCGGGGTGGCATTTACCGATGACGAAGACGACATCGCCCATCTGGTGATCGGCATTGCTGCCAAAAATGACGAACATATTCAGGTGATTACTACCATCACCAACGCACTGGATGACCACGAGGCCATTGAGCGCCTCAAGCGTACCCAGGATGTCCGGGAAGTGCTCAGCATCCTGGCCAGTGAAGAAGCGGCGTAA
- a CDS encoding mannitol-1-phosphate 5-dehydrogenase — MKAVHFGAGNIGRGFIGKVLADAEVNVTFADVNEPLIDQLSHAQSYKVKVVGNDCHLDTVSHITAVNAAGQDVINQIVQTDLITTAVGPAVLDKIASTIASGLAKRFEAGNTQPLNIIACENMVRGTTHLKEEVYKQLTPAHRQLADQHVGFVDSAVDRIVPPAEAANDDPLEVTVESFSEWIVDQQQFKGEIPHIAGMETTDNLMAFVERKLFTLNTGHIMTAYLGALKGYQTIRDAIEDEEICGQVRTAMRESGEVLIRRYGFDREQHYAYIEKILTRFANPFLRDEIDRVGRQPLRKLGSNDRLIKPLLGTLEYGTDNRMLIKGIAAALKYVNATDPQAVELQQTLHEKGVRQTLAQYTGLDTDSEVVRDIEHCYQTLT; from the coding sequence ATGAAAGCAGTTCATTTTGGCGCCGGCAATATCGGCCGGGGTTTTATTGGTAAAGTACTGGCAGATGCCGAGGTTAACGTCACTTTTGCCGACGTAAACGAGCCGTTGATCGATCAGCTCAGCCATGCGCAGTCTTACAAGGTCAAAGTGGTGGGGAACGACTGTCATCTGGATACCGTCAGCCATATCACAGCAGTGAACGCCGCCGGGCAAGACGTGATCAATCAGATAGTGCAGACCGATCTGATCACCACTGCCGTCGGCCCTGCGGTACTGGATAAAATTGCCAGCACCATCGCGAGCGGGCTGGCCAAACGGTTTGAAGCGGGTAACACCCAGCCGCTCAATATCATCGCCTGTGAAAACATGGTGCGGGGCACCACGCACCTGAAAGAAGAGGTCTATAAGCAGTTGACGCCTGCACACCGGCAGCTGGCGGATCAGCATGTCGGCTTTGTCGATTCGGCCGTCGACCGTATTGTGCCTCCTGCGGAAGCGGCCAACGATGATCCCCTGGAAGTCACCGTGGAAAGTTTCAGCGAGTGGATTGTCGATCAGCAACAGTTCAAAGGCGAGATCCCCCACATTGCCGGGATGGAAACCACAGATAACCTGATGGCATTTGTCGAGCGGAAGTTGTTTACCCTCAACACAGGCCATATCATGACCGCCTATCTGGGCGCGCTGAAAGGTTACCAGACGATCCGCGATGCGATCGAAGATGAAGAAATCTGCGGCCAGGTCAGAACCGCAATGCGGGAAAGCGGCGAAGTGCTGATTCGCCGGTATGGCTTTGATCGTGAGCAGCATTATGCTTACATCGAAAAAATCCTGACCCGCTTTGCCAATCCCTTCCTGCGCGATGAGATTGACAGGGTTGGCCGCCAGCCGCTGCGCAAGCTGGGCAGCAACGACAGATTGATTAAACCCCTGCTGGGCACGCTGGAGTACGGGACTGACAATCGTATGCTGATCAAAGGCATCGCTGCGGCTTTGAAGTATGTGAATGCGACCGATCCGCAGGCCGTGGAACTGCAGCAGACATTACATGAGAAAGGGGTCCGCCAGACGCTGGCACAATACACGGGTCTGGACACTGACAGCGAAGTGGTCCGTGACATTGAACACTGCTATCAGACGCTGACCTGA
- a CDS encoding MltR family transcriptional regulator produces the protein MAPSEHEADIIERLNEAITVRGFFITSVEILEEAVDALIQRIFRKDDFAVKSVVEPLLHDTGPLGELSVRLKLLYGLGVIAQPVYQDIERCLHIKDMLNRDVTEYQFTDPKIIQEIKALHQANVMGIAQLDMAPITEDIDLAFYQMQTARQEQIVKSTLALAISGIATSLNKDSPF, from the coding sequence ATGGCACCCAGTGAACACGAAGCTGACATCATAGAACGCCTGAACGAGGCCATCACAGTACGCGGCTTTTTTATTACTTCGGTGGAGATCTTAGAAGAAGCCGTCGATGCGCTGATCCAGCGAATTTTCCGTAAGGACGACTTTGCGGTGAAATCCGTGGTGGAGCCGCTGCTGCACGACACAGGTCCGCTTGGGGAGCTCAGCGTACGCCTTAAGCTGCTGTACGGTTTGGGGGTGATTGCCCAGCCTGTCTATCAGGATATTGAGCGCTGCCTGCATATCAAAGACATGCTCAACCGGGATGTGACTGAATACCAGTTTACCGACCCTAAAATCATTCAAGAAATCAAGGCGCTTCATCAGGCCAATGTGATGGGCATTGCCCAGCTGGACATGGCCCCGATCACCGAAGACATCGATCTGGCTTTCTATCAGATGCAAACCGCCCGTCAGGAGCAGATCGTCAAATCCACCCTGGCACTGGCCATTTCCGGCATTGCCACTTCACTCAACAAAGACAGCCCGTTTTAG
- a CDS encoding methyl-accepting chemotaxis protein: MNSIKNKVVLACILAIFLSGSILIIAGYQSFQAQTWQDLSRETRQTLEGYAYGFGKWFGSKKQSISALSEAIAASDNLSSPHAILAQAKHSAGFLLTYYGTRSGDMYRDDPNLVSPPGFDPRQRSWYQAAQADQRQITTAPFVSSTAKKLVVAIAEPVIRNGEWLGAVGANLALGSLSDDIQSMSVPGNGEAMLVTAEGLILAHQNTQLNLKQVHELDKALSAGGIREAAQRKELVALMLAGKPSRLMAVPVPDTNWSLVFLMDEAALTAPIKRILMEGIGIGLLILVLVAVVASVFLTWLLRELKQVSSALEDIAKGQGDLTVRVNSRSQDEIGQLAQHFNLFVGRLHQMVTGLREITHELNRQSTRVSDASEVRTQSIQNQQQDITQVATALSQMAIATQDIASNAEQTAETVQQLVELSQTSQKEMQQNQKAIHGLAQEMQQSATLIGELELQGQRIGSIISTISDIAEQTNLLALNAAIEAARAGEQGRGFAVVADEVRVLSQRTHTSTAEIQTMIHTLQQVTQQAVTAMSSSHERAGACVTEADIVSKRLEAMSDAVEQINHKAIQIAAGAEEQSTVTDDIRKNAMTVNAVAESLAEESVKSTEQSVQLKILSSRIEQAVGQFKL; the protein is encoded by the coding sequence ATGAATTCAATCAAGAACAAAGTCGTATTGGCCTGTATCCTGGCCATCTTTCTGTCAGGCAGTATTCTTATTATTGCTGGGTATCAATCATTTCAGGCGCAAACCTGGCAGGATTTGAGCAGAGAAACCCGCCAGACGCTTGAAGGCTACGCTTATGGCTTCGGCAAGTGGTTTGGCAGTAAGAAACAGAGTATCTCTGCGCTGTCAGAAGCGATTGCTGCATCAGATAATCTGTCCTCTCCCCACGCTATACTGGCGCAGGCGAAGCACTCTGCTGGATTTCTGCTGACCTATTATGGCACTCGCAGTGGCGATATGTACCGTGATGATCCTAACCTCGTCAGTCCGCCGGGGTTTGACCCGCGTCAGCGGAGCTGGTATCAGGCCGCTCAGGCAGATCAGCGTCAAATTACCACGGCTCCTTTTGTCAGTTCGACCGCTAAAAAACTGGTTGTTGCCATTGCAGAGCCTGTGATCCGAAATGGTGAATGGCTGGGGGCCGTGGGAGCAAACCTCGCGTTGGGCTCTCTGTCTGATGATATTCAGTCGATGTCGGTACCGGGAAACGGTGAAGCGATGCTGGTGACAGCTGAGGGGCTGATCTTAGCGCATCAGAATACTCAGCTGAATCTCAAGCAAGTCCATGAACTGGACAAGGCGCTTTCTGCCGGGGGGATCCGCGAAGCGGCCCAGCGTAAAGAGCTGGTTGCCTTGATGCTGGCGGGCAAACCAAGCCGCCTGATGGCAGTCCCCGTACCGGATACAAACTGGTCTTTAGTCTTTCTGATGGATGAAGCCGCGCTGACAGCCCCGATTAAGCGTATTTTAATGGAAGGGATAGGGATTGGGCTGTTGATTCTCGTGCTGGTGGCTGTCGTGGCCAGTGTCTTTCTGACCTGGTTGCTGCGTGAACTGAAGCAGGTTTCTTCTGCGCTGGAGGACATTGCGAAGGGACAAGGTGATTTGACGGTACGAGTGAACAGTCGCAGCCAGGATGAGATCGGACAGCTTGCTCAGCATTTCAATTTATTTGTCGGTCGTTTGCACCAGATGGTGACGGGCTTACGTGAGATTACGCATGAGCTGAATCGCCAGTCAACCCGTGTATCAGATGCATCAGAAGTGCGGACACAGTCGATTCAGAATCAGCAGCAGGATATTACTCAGGTGGCAACGGCGCTGAGCCAGATGGCGATTGCCACGCAGGACATTGCCTCAAATGCTGAGCAAACGGCTGAAACGGTACAGCAGCTTGTTGAGCTGAGTCAGACCAGCCAGAAAGAGATGCAGCAGAACCAAAAGGCCATTCACGGCTTAGCGCAAGAGATGCAGCAGTCCGCGACCTTGATCGGAGAGCTGGAACTGCAGGGGCAGCGGATTGGCAGTATTATTTCCACAATCAGTGATATTGCTGAGCAGACCAACCTGCTGGCGCTTAATGCGGCGATTGAAGCTGCCCGTGCCGGCGAACAAGGGCGCGGGTTTGCTGTGGTGGCTGATGAAGTCCGGGTGTTGTCGCAGCGGACACATACGTCGACGGCTGAGATTCAAACGATGATCCACACGCTGCAGCAGGTAACCCAGCAAGCGGTGACTGCCATGTCATCGTCGCATGAAAGGGCTGGCGCTTGTGTCACTGAGGCCGATATTGTCAGCAAGCGCTTAGAGGCGATGAGTGACGCGGTTGAACAGATCAATCACAAAGCAATCCAAATTGCTGCCGGCGCTGAAGAGCAGTCGACTGTGACGGATGATATCCGTAAAAATGCGATGACAGTGAATGCTGTGGCTGAATCTCTGGCAGAAGAATCGGTGAAATCCACTGAACAGTCAGTACAACTGAAAATACTGTCGAGCAGAATAGAGCAGGCGGTTGGCCAGTTTAAGCTGTAA
- a CDS encoding pyrimidine/purine nucleoside phosphorylase, with translation MLNTNEYFDGNVKSIGFEAEGARSSVGVMLPGSYTFGTAAPERMTVVKGAISVKLPGHVDWETYNAGDNFEVPGDASFDVKIEETTAYLCDYL, from the coding sequence ATGCTGAATACGAACGAATATTTTGATGGAAATGTAAAGTCTATTGGTTTTGAAGCCGAAGGTGCGCGCAGCAGTGTCGGTGTGATGCTTCCGGGATCTTATACTTTTGGGACTGCTGCGCCAGAGCGTATGACAGTGGTCAAAGGTGCGATTTCGGTCAAGCTGCCGGGCCATGTTGATTGGGAAACCTACAACGCAGGTGATAATTTTGAAGTCCCTGGCGATGCTTCTTTTGATGTCAAGATTGAAGAAACCACCGCTTATTTGTGTGATTACCTGTAA
- the zntR gene encoding Zn(2+)-responsive transcriptional regulator, translating into MARYLIGQLAKRCEVSSDTLRFYEKNGLLIPGERSESGYRLYSDEDVSRIRFILRAKAIGLSLDEIRELLAIRVEADQHSCAEVKAITQAKLDDIDSKLAELQRIRRALKRLNDACCGAADDDASHCSILEALADE; encoded by the coding sequence ATGGCTAGGTACTTGATCGGACAACTGGCAAAGCGCTGCGAAGTCAGCAGTGATACTTTGCGCTTTTACGAAAAGAATGGCCTGCTGATCCCCGGCGAGCGCAGCGAAAGCGGCTACCGGCTCTACAGCGACGAGGATGTTTCTCGTATCCGGTTTATTCTGCGGGCCAAAGCCATTGGCCTGAGTCTGGACGAAATCCGGGAGCTGCTGGCGATCCGGGTCGAAGCCGATCAGCACAGCTGCGCGGAAGTCAAAGCGATTACGCAGGCCAAGTTAGACGATATTGACAGCAAACTGGCGGAATTACAGCGAATACGCAGGGCATTGAAGCGCTTGAATGATGCCTGCTGCGGCGCGGCCGATGACGATGCGAGCCACTGTTCAATCCTGGAAGCGCTGGCCGATGAGTAG